In the Natronobacterium texcoconense genome, one interval contains:
- a CDS encoding M42 family metallopeptidase, producing the protein MTATPFDFDLLRELTETSGVPGYEDRVRELVVDELEETVDSVETDAMGNVVGTLEGSSDHSVAVAAHMDEIGFMVRHVAGDEDSGGFLELDALGGWDARVLKAQRVTIHTDDGDLPGVIGSPPPHTLDEKDREKTPKVEDVFVDVGLPYEELEDRVSRGDLVTMDQTTELVGETVTGKALDDRVCLFAMLEAARRIEDPDATIHFCATVQEEVGLRGAQALGVDVDPDLAIALDVTVANDVPGFDAGEHVTQLGEGTAIKLKDSSVITSPKVHKRMQSVADDEEIDYQLEILPAGGTDTAGFQNTAGAKPVGAISIPTRYLHTVTETAHVDDVAATIDLLEAFLASEDGSHEYTL; encoded by the coding sequence ATGACTGCCACTCCGTTCGACTTCGACCTGCTCCGCGAACTGACAGAGACGAGCGGCGTACCGGGCTACGAGGACCGCGTCCGCGAACTCGTCGTCGATGAACTCGAGGAGACCGTCGACAGCGTCGAGACCGACGCGATGGGCAACGTCGTCGGCACGCTCGAAGGTTCCAGCGATCATTCGGTCGCAGTTGCGGCTCATATGGACGAAATCGGCTTTATGGTCCGTCACGTCGCCGGCGACGAGGACAGCGGCGGGTTCCTCGAACTCGACGCCCTTGGCGGCTGGGACGCCCGCGTTCTCAAGGCCCAGCGAGTGACCATTCACACCGACGACGGCGACCTGCCGGGCGTCATCGGCTCGCCGCCGCCGCACACCTTAGACGAAAAAGACCGCGAGAAGACCCCCAAGGTCGAGGACGTCTTCGTCGACGTCGGCCTCCCATACGAGGAACTCGAGGACCGCGTCTCGCGTGGCGACCTCGTGACGATGGATCAGACGACCGAACTGGTCGGCGAGACGGTCACGGGTAAGGCCCTCGACGACCGCGTCTGCCTGTTCGCGATGCTCGAGGCGGCCCGCCGGATCGAGGACCCTGACGCGACGATCCACTTCTGTGCGACCGTTCAGGAAGAAGTCGGTCTCCGGGGTGCACAGGCGCTCGGCGTCGACGTCGATCCCGACCTCGCGATCGCACTGGACGTCACCGTCGCCAACGACGTTCCCGGCTTCGACGCCGGCGAACACGTCACCCAGCTCGGCGAGGGGACGGCGATCAAGCTCAAGGACTCGAGCGTGATCACGAGCCCGAAGGTCCACAAACGCATGCAGTCGGTCGCCGACGACGAAGAGATCGATTATCAGCTCGAGATCCTTCCCGCGGGCGGTACCGACACGGCCGGGTTCCAGAACACCGCGGGCGCGAAACCCGTCGGTGCGATCTCGATCCCGACGCGCTATCTCCACACGGTCACCGAGACGGCCCACGTCGACGACGTGGCGGCGACGATCGATCTGCTCGAGGCGTTCCTTGCGAGCGAGGACGGCTCCCACGAGTACACGCTGTAG
- a CDS encoding SRPBCC family protein produces MDRILLSTVVYRPPEEVFPYVRSFTEYPRYTEHLKDVDVHGDGDVGSIYDLRLAWWKLSYTARSKVVDISPPESLEWRLVKDIDARGEWRVEPEPDAIPDGGAVDDEVETASRIYFEAVYDPYSADKSAISLPRFVSLDRVVKKVEPRLLGEAETVVKRLVMDIEGRSQPRDVELTVHEMP; encoded by the coding sequence GTGGACAGAATTCTCCTCAGTACCGTCGTTTACCGCCCGCCCGAGGAGGTCTTTCCGTACGTGCGGTCGTTTACCGAGTACCCCCGTTACACCGAACACCTGAAAGACGTCGACGTCCACGGCGACGGCGACGTCGGCTCGATTTACGATCTGCGACTCGCCTGGTGGAAACTCAGCTACACCGCCCGGTCGAAAGTCGTCGACATCTCGCCGCCGGAATCGCTCGAGTGGCGACTGGTCAAGGACATCGACGCCCGCGGCGAGTGGCGCGTCGAACCGGAACCCGACGCGATTCCCGACGGCGGTGCGGTCGACGACGAGGTCGAGACCGCGAGCCGGATCTACTTCGAGGCGGTCTACGACCCATACTCCGCCGACAAGAGCGCCATCTCGCTTCCACGATTCGTCTCACTGGATCGAGTCGTCAAGAAGGTCGAACCGCGACTCCTCGGCGAAGCCGAGACCGTCGTCAAGCGACTGGTCATGGACATCGAAGGCCGATCACAGCCGCGTGACGTCGAGTTGACAGTTCACGAGATGCCCTGA